The following are from one region of the Polaribacter marinaquae genome:
- a CDS encoding HlyD family secretion protein: MLNISNNQLNDKVDLKRFKSGKDIFTKNYYKSLNKFLLAFAIIGFILLFLPWTQNITSQGLVTTLTPEQRPQSIQSQIPGRVEEWFVKEGDYVKKGDTILRISEIKSDYFDNRLIERTNNQINAKNSSVNAYQQKSNALQRQINALKDEQVLKTAQSQNKLLQSKLKVQSDSIALQAAKTNLSIAEKQFLRTETLQKEGLKAVVDVEQKRLKLQETQAKLIAQQNKLLASKNDVINAKLELSRIKATFTDKISKAQSDMFTARSNGFDAEAQVSKLENSNSNYKVRNSLLYVTSPQNGYINKAIKGGIGGTFKEGESLVGIMPEKYDLAVETYVKPIDLPLLHIGEKVRVQFDGWPAIVFSGWPNVSYGTYGGTVVAIENFISDNGKYRVLLAPDEREYKWPEAIRVGSGAKTIALLEDVPIWFELWRQLNSFPPNYYQPNTNKSKKETKK; encoded by the coding sequence ATGTTAAATATTTCTAACAATCAATTAAATGATAAAGTAGATTTAAAACGATTTAAATCTGGTAAAGATATTTTTACTAAAAACTACTACAAATCTTTAAATAAATTTTTGTTAGCTTTTGCTATTATTGGTTTTATCCTTTTATTTTTACCTTGGACGCAAAACATTACTAGTCAAGGTTTAGTTACCACATTAACTCCAGAACAAAGACCACAAAGTATACAATCTCAAATACCTGGAAGGGTTGAAGAATGGTTTGTAAAAGAAGGAGATTATGTAAAAAAAGGAGATACTATTTTAAGAATCTCTGAAATTAAAAGTGATTATTTTGACAACCGATTAATCGAAAGAACAAACAATCAAATAAATGCAAAAAATTCTTCTGTAAATGCATATCAACAAAAATCTAATGCTTTACAAAGACAAATAAATGCATTAAAAGACGAGCAAGTTTTAAAAACTGCTCAATCACAAAACAAACTTTTGCAATCTAAACTTAAAGTACAAAGTGATAGTATTGCCTTACAAGCTGCAAAAACAAATTTATCTATTGCAGAAAAGCAGTTTTTAAGAACAGAAACGTTGCAAAAAGAAGGTTTAAAAGCTGTTGTAGATGTAGAACAAAAACGTTTGAAACTGCAAGAAACTCAAGCTAAATTAATAGCTCAGCAAAATAAATTACTAGCAAGTAAAAATGATGTGATTAATGCGAAATTAGAATTATCTAGAATTAAAGCAACTTTTACAGATAAAATTTCGAAAGCACAAAGTGATATGTTTACTGCTAGATCTAATGGTTTTGATGCTGAAGCACAAGTCTCTAAATTAGAAAATAGCAATAGCAACTATAAAGTTAGAAATAGTCTGTTATACGTAACTTCTCCACAAAATGGATACATCAACAAAGCTATTAAAGGAGGAATTGGAGGCACTTTTAAAGAAGGTGAATCTTTAGTTGGTATTATGCCAGAAAAGTATGATTTAGCTGTAGAAACTTATGTAAAACCAATAGATTTACCGCTTTTACACATAGGTGAAAAAGTAAGAGTTCAGTTTGACGGTTGGCCTGCAATAGTTTTTTCTGGATGGCCAAATGTATCTTATGGTACATATGGTGGTACCGTAGTTGCAATAGAAAACTTTATAAGTGACAACGGTAAATACCGTGTTTTACTGGCACCAGACGAAAGAGAATATAAATGGCCAGAAGCAATTAGGGTTGGCTCTGGAGCAAAAACAATCGCATTATTAGAAGATGTACCAATTTGGTTCGAGTTATGGAGACAGTTAAACAGCTTTCCGCCTAATTACTATCAACCAAATACAAACAAAAGCAAAAAAGAAACTAAAAAGTAA
- a CDS encoding peptidase domain-containing ABC transporter: protein MNTTDKITPWRRFVGLLKLEKKDIFQIFYYAIFGGVVALSLPLGIQAIINLIQGAQISTSWVILVIVVTIGVIFSGALQLMQLRIIETIQQRIFTRASFELSYRFPKIKMNELRNNYPPELANRFFDTLTIQKGLSKILIDVPTALLQIVFALILLSFYHPFFIIFGILLLLLIYIVFKFTAQRGLETSLKESKIKYKVAHWIQEVARTVVSFKLSGNTNLALKKNDDLVSKYLEARENHFRILILQFSQMIGFKVIVTASLLLIGGALVLNQEMNIGQFVAAEIIILLVIQSVEKLIVGLESFYDVLTSIEKIGQVVDKELESQEGEKPIFKKGLSIELDNVSYAVEDRKKPIIKDISLTIKPESRILVHGESGAGKSSLLRLIAGVIEPTEGNIYINNLSLNSLHLNHYRSQLGLSLSDETPFEGSIRNNLVFGNQEITDDTIFEALDIVGLNQFLKEQPNGLETVLYPEGKQMSYTIAKKIILARSIIKAPKVMILEDPLDQFNLEETVKIISYLTDARRPWALIVVSSKKSWKTQCSQIITLEKGEIKSIN, encoded by the coding sequence ATGAATACTACAGATAAAATAACACCATGGAGACGTTTTGTGGGACTTTTAAAACTAGAAAAAAAAGATATTTTTCAAATTTTCTATTATGCCATATTTGGTGGTGTTGTAGCACTATCATTACCTTTAGGAATACAGGCAATTATTAATTTAATTCAAGGAGCTCAAATATCTACTTCTTGGGTAATTTTAGTTATTGTTGTTACAATTGGCGTTATATTTTCTGGCGCTTTGCAATTAATGCAATTAAGAATTATAGAAACAATTCAACAAAGAATTTTTACTAGAGCTTCTTTTGAGTTAAGCTATAGGTTTCCTAAAATTAAAATGAATGAGCTACGTAATAATTATCCGCCAGAATTAGCAAATAGATTCTTTGATACATTAACAATACAAAAAGGATTGTCTAAAATATTAATTGATGTACCTACCGCTTTATTACAAATAGTATTTGCTTTAATATTGCTTTCTTTTTATCATCCTTTCTTTATAATTTTTGGCATTCTTTTATTACTTCTAATTTATATCGTTTTTAAATTTACTGCACAAAGAGGTTTAGAAACTAGTTTAAAAGAATCTAAAATTAAATATAAAGTTGCCCATTGGATTCAAGAAGTTGCAAGAACCGTTGTAAGTTTTAAACTATCTGGTAATACAAATTTAGCATTAAAGAAAAATGACGATTTGGTAAGTAAATATTTAGAAGCTAGAGAAAATCACTTTAGAATTTTAATTTTACAATTTAGCCAAATGATAGGCTTTAAAGTTATTGTTACTGCTAGTTTATTATTAATTGGTGGTGCATTAGTTCTTAATCAAGAAATGAATATAGGACAGTTTGTTGCTGCAGAAATTATCATTTTATTGGTAATACAGTCTGTAGAAAAATTAATTGTTGGCTTAGAGTCTTTTTATGATGTACTTACATCCATAGAAAAAATAGGACAAGTTGTTGATAAAGAATTGGAATCGCAAGAAGGTGAAAAACCAATTTTTAAGAAAGGTTTATCTATAGAATTAGACAACGTTTCTTATGCTGTAGAAGATAGAAAAAAACCAATTATTAAAGATATTTCTTTAACTATAAAACCAGAATCTAGAATTCTTGTACACGGAGAAAGTGGCGCTGGTAAATCTAGCCTTTTAAGATTAATTGCTGGTGTAATAGAACCCACAGAAGGTAATATTTATATCAATAATTTATCTTTAAATAGCTTACACCTTAATCATTACAGATCTCAATTAGGTTTATCTCTTTCAGATGAAACACCTTTTGAAGGCTCTATTAGAAATAATTTAGTTTTTGGTAATCAAGAAATTACAGATGACACAATTTTTGAAGCTTTAGATATTGTTGGTTTAAATCAATTTTTAAAAGAACAACCTAACGGATTAGAGACTGTTTTATATCCAGAAGGTAAACAAATGTCTTATACAATTGCTAAGAAAATAATTTTAGCAAGATCTATAATAAAAGCGCCAAAAGTAATGATCTTAGAAGATCCATTAGATCAATTTAATCTAGAAGAAACTGTTAAAATAATTAGCTATTTAACAGATGCTAGAAGACCTTGGGCGTTAATTGTTGTAAGTAGTAAAAAGAGTTGGAAAACACAATGCAGTCAAATAATAACTCTAGAAAAAGGAGAAATTAAATCTATAAATTAA
- a CDS encoding TetR/AcrR family transcriptional regulator has product MKNLLSILKITVPDKIFIKDPETSNLGKKIIENSILLIDEIGFENFTFKKLGTKIQSNESSIYRYFESKHKLLLYLSSWYWAWLEYQLVIETFSISDNELKLEKAIEVITRTVSLDSNYSHINEAILYKIIVNESSKSFLTKEVDTDNKEGYFEVYKRLITRIKEMILALKPDYEFALSLSSTILEGGLHQHFLKEHFPSITNSKKGATPTRFFTQLVKNTLK; this is encoded by the coding sequence ATGAAAAACTTATTATCAATATTAAAAATTACAGTACCCGATAAGATTTTTATTAAAGATCCAGAAACCTCGAACTTAGGTAAAAAAATAATTGAAAATAGTATTCTTCTAATAGACGAAATTGGCTTCGAAAACTTTACCTTTAAAAAACTAGGAACAAAGATACAGTCTAATGAAAGTTCTATTTATAGATATTTTGAAAGCAAACATAAATTACTATTGTATTTATCGTCTTGGTATTGGGCTTGGTTAGAATATCAATTAGTTATAGAAACATTTAGCATATCAGACAATGAATTAAAACTAGAAAAAGCAATAGAGGTAATTACTAGAACGGTATCGTTAGACAGTAATTATTCTCATATAAATGAAGCTATTTTATATAAAATAATTGTAAATGAAAGTTCTAAATCTTTCTTAACAAAAGAAGTAGATACAGATAATAAAGAAGGTTATTTTGAAGTCTACAAAAGATTAATAACAAGAATAAAAGAAATGATATTAGCTTTAAAACCAGATTATGAATTTGCACTTAGCCTATCGAGCACAATTTTAGAAGGTGGTTTGCATCAACATTTTTTAAAAGAACATTTTCCGTCTATTACAAATAGTAAAAAAGGTGCCACACCTACTCGTTTCTTTACGCAACTTGTTAAAAACACACTAAAATAA
- a CDS encoding cold-shock protein: MAKSQQTFSKSEKEKKRLKKRQDKIKKMEARKAAKEENGSTGIQFAYVDHNGNLTDTPPDPELKVEYELEDIQISVTKKEDLPEEDPVRKGKVSFFDTSKGFGFIIDTENNEKYFTHVSGLIDQIAENDKVSFELERGMRGMNAVKVKKV, translated from the coding sequence ATGGCAAAATCGCAGCAAACATTTAGTAAAAGTGAAAAAGAAAAGAAACGTTTAAAAAAACGTCAGGATAAGATTAAAAAAATGGAAGCTAGAAAAGCTGCCAAAGAAGAAAATGGGTCTACAGGAATTCAATTTGCTTATGTAGATCACAATGGTAATTTAACAGATACTCCGCCAGATCCAGAATTAAAAGTAGAGTATGAATTAGAAGATATTCAAATTTCTGTAACTAAAAAGGAAGATTTACCAGAAGAAGATCCTGTAAGAAAAGGTAAAGTTTCTTTCTTTGATACTTCTAAAGGTTTCGGATTTATTATTGATACAGAAAATAACGAAAAGTATTTTACACACGTAAGTGGTTTGATAGATCAAATTGCAGAAAACGATAAAGTTTCTTTCGAATTAGAAAGAGGTATGCGTGGTATGAATGCAGTAAAAGTTAAGAAAGTATAA
- the aroB gene encoding 3-dehydroquinate synthase → MKSIKAVSYPVHFQEKGYEELSNLISNKNYSTLFILADENTFECCYPKFIPNLKTDIRIEVIEIESGEINKNLETCAGVWNAITELGGDRKSLVITLGGGVITDLGGFVASCYKRGIDFVNIPTTLLSMVDASVGGKTGVDLGVLKNQIGLFANPEMVIVDTNYLETVTEREIKSGTAEIIKYGITYDSKLFYEIKNNKGLDIKDLIFRSIEIKNEVVLQDPKEQNLRKILNFGHTLGHAIESFYLESEDKENLTHGEAIAIGMVCESYISEKLLGFPTEKVLEVKDVVLSIYDKIDLLKEDFSAILELLKHDKKNVNGQVNFVLLNDFEDYKIDCKVPVDLIIESMEFYNN, encoded by the coding sequence ATGAAATCTATAAAAGCCGTAAGTTATCCTGTTCATTTTCAAGAAAAAGGATACGAAGAATTATCAAACTTAATTTCTAACAAAAACTACTCTACGCTATTTATTTTAGCTGATGAAAATACTTTTGAATGTTGTTACCCTAAATTTATTCCAAATTTAAAAACAGATATTCGTATAGAAGTTATAGAAATAGAATCTGGTGAAATAAATAAAAACTTAGAAACCTGTGCTGGCGTTTGGAACGCGATTACAGAATTGGGCGGAGATAGAAAAAGTTTGGTAATTACTCTAGGCGGTGGCGTTATTACAGATTTAGGTGGTTTTGTTGCTTCTTGTTACAAAAGAGGTATCGATTTTGTTAATATCCCTACAACTTTACTTTCTATGGTTGATGCTTCTGTTGGTGGTAAAACTGGTGTAGATTTAGGTGTTTTAAAAAATCAAATTGGTTTGTTTGCAAACCCAGAAATGGTTATTGTTGATACCAATTATTTGGAAACAGTTACAGAAAGAGAAATAAAATCTGGTACTGCAGAAATTATTAAATACGGTATTACTTATGATAGTAAACTGTTTTATGAAATTAAAAACAACAAAGGCTTAGATATTAAAGACTTAATTTTTAGATCTATAGAAATTAAAAACGAAGTTGTTTTACAAGATCCTAAAGAACAAAACTTACGCAAAATTTTAAATTTTGGTCATACATTAGGGCACGCTATAGAATCTTTTTATTTAGAATCTGAAGACAAAGAAAACTTAACTCATGGCGAAGCTATTGCAATTGGTATGGTTTGTGAAAGTTATATATCTGAAAAACTTTTAGGTTTTCCTACTGAAAAAGTTTTAGAGGTTAAAGATGTTGTACTATCTATTTACGACAAAATTGATTTATTAAAAGAAGATTTTTCTGCAATTTTAGAATTATTAAAGCACGATAAGAAAAACGTAAACGGACAAGTTAATTTTGTGCTTTTAAATGATTTTGAAGATTACAAAATTGATTGCAAAGTGCCCGTAGATTTAATTATAGAAAGTATGGAGTTTTACAATAATTAA
- a CDS encoding proline dehydrogenase family protein codes for MKFFDNTEIAFSLKTDSELERAYFLFKMIQNQPMVRIGTAVTNFALKAHLPVEGLIRSTVFDHFCGGVTEEDCLPNIEKLYTKGVSSVLDYSVEGKEGEEVFDLTLKTILKIINFGEEKKSIPFAVFKPSGFGRFALFQKITEKQTLTVEEKSEWIRVKERFHTVCKAAVKQDVPLLIDAEESWMQDAADDLVEELMENYNKEKAIVFNTLQMYRHDRLEYLKGLYERAYQKDFHIGMKVVRGAYMEKERSRAEEKGYESPICADKQATDKNYDAAILYMMEHKKMALFAGTHNEESSYLLLKLAEQYKIAKDDKRLWFGQLYGMSDHISFNLADLGYNVAKYVPFGPVRDVMPYLIRRAEENTSVAGQTSRELNLIKAERKRRKI; via the coding sequence ATGAAATTTTTTGATAATACTGAAATTGCATTTTCATTAAAAACAGACTCAGAATTAGAAAGAGCATACTTTCTTTTTAAGATGATACAGAACCAACCAATGGTTAGAATAGGTACAGCTGTAACAAATTTCGCTTTAAAAGCACATTTACCTGTAGAGGGTTTAATTCGTTCTACAGTATTCGATCATTTTTGTGGTGGTGTAACAGAAGAAGACTGTTTACCAAACATAGAAAAATTGTATACTAAAGGAGTATCTTCTGTGTTAGATTATTCGGTAGAAGGTAAAGAAGGAGAAGAGGTTTTCGATTTAACTTTAAAGACTATTTTAAAGATTATTAATTTTGGTGAAGAAAAGAAATCGATTCCGTTTGCGGTTTTTAAACCTTCTGGTTTTGGTAGGTTTGCTCTTTTTCAAAAAATTACAGAAAAACAAACCTTAACAGTAGAAGAAAAATCTGAATGGATTCGTGTAAAAGAACGTTTTCATACTGTGTGTAAAGCAGCAGTAAAACAAGATGTACCTTTATTGATAGATGCCGAAGAAAGCTGGATGCAAGATGCAGCAGATGATTTAGTTGAAGAATTGATGGAAAACTACAATAAAGAAAAAGCAATTGTATTTAATACATTACAAATGTATAGACACGATCGTTTAGAGTATTTAAAAGGTTTATACGAAAGAGCTTATCAAAAAGATTTTCATATTGGTATGAAAGTAGTTCGTGGTGCTTACATGGAAAAGGAAAGAAGTAGAGCAGAAGAAAAAGGATATGAATCTCCTATTTGTGCAGATAAACAAGCAACAGATAAAAATTATGATGCTGCTATTTTGTATATGATGGAGCATAAAAAAATGGCTTTATTTGCAGGCACTCATAATGAAGAAAGTTCTTATTTACTTTTAAAATTAGCAGAACAATATAAAATAGCTAAAGATGATAAGCGTTTGTGGTTTGGTCAATTATATGGTATGAGCGATCATATTAGTTTTAACCTAGCAGATTTAGGTTATAATGTTGCCAAATATGTTCCTTTTGGTCCTGTTAGAGATGTAATGCCTTACTTAATTAGAAGAGCAGAAGAAAATACATCTGTAGCTGGACAAACAAGTAGAGAATTAAATTTGATTAAAGCAGAGCGTAAACGCAGAAAAATATAA
- a CDS encoding LETM1 domain-containing protein: protein MQTIDEIKMLLHRNKLRLHQELLQSKEAMHLIRKSTHSSLTEEEKLKIKVQLLDICKAIPAFTVFMLPGGALLLPLLIKLIPDILPSAFRDDVK, encoded by the coding sequence ATGCAGACGATTGATGAAATAAAAATGTTGTTGCATCGAAACAAACTTAGATTGCACCAAGAACTGTTGCAAAGTAAAGAGGCAATGCATTTAATAAGAAAATCTACACATTCGTCGTTAACAGAAGAAGAGAAGTTAAAAATAAAAGTACAGTTATTAGATATTTGCAAAGCAATACCTGCTTTTACTGTTTTTATGCTTCCGGGTGGTGCATTACTATTACCCTTACTAATAAAATTAATACCAGATATTTTACCATCAGCGTTTAGAGATGATGTAAAATAA
- the thiS gene encoding sulfur carrier protein ThiS — protein sequence MITINVNQENQQFSEEISIEELICFLKIKTNGIAIAVNSNVIKKENWSSNLLHNNDKVLIIKSTQGG from the coding sequence ATGATTACTATAAATGTAAACCAAGAAAATCAACAATTTTCTGAAGAAATATCAATAGAAGAATTAATTTGTTTTTTAAAAATAAAAACAAACGGAATTGCTATTGCCGTTAATTCTAATGTTATAAAAAAAGAAAATTGGTCTTCTAATTTACTTCATAATAATGATAAAGTTTTAATCATAAAATCTACTCAAGGCGGATAA
- the thiC gene encoding phosphomethylpyrimidine synthase ThiC, producing MKKKDTAPSKGITRNPFPNSKKVYVKGKLYPKIKVAMREIELSDTVDSMTKKRTANEPVTVYDTSGPYTDPTKEINIHNGLERIREEWVLERNDVEQLDSFSSKYCNERLNDKTLDHLRFNHLQKPLRAKKGQNVTQLHYAKKGIITPEMEYIAIRENQKIDEITRLSKQHPGQDFGASIPAKISPEFVREEVARGRAVIPSNINHPEAEPMILGRNFLVKINANIGNSATTSSIEEEVEKAVWACRWGADNIMDLSTGKNIHETREWIIRNSPVPVGTVPIYQALEKVNGVAEDLTWEIFRDTLIEQAEQGVDYFTIHAGVRLRYVPMTAKRITGIVSRGGSIMAKWCLAHHKESFLYTHFEDICEIMKAYDVAFSLGDGLRPGSIADANDEAQFAELETLGELTKIARKHEVQCFIEGPGHVPMHMIKANMDKQLEACDEAPFYTLGPLTTDIAPGYDHITSGIGAAMIGWFGCAMLCYVTPKEHLGLPNKEDVRTGVVTYKLAAHAADLAKGHPGAQHRDDALSKARFEFRWEDQFNLGLDPELAREYHDETLPAEGAKIAHFCSMCGPKFCSMKISQEVRDFAAENKVAGDEVFAKGMEEKSKEFKDKGSEVYL from the coding sequence ATGAAGAAAAAAGACACAGCACCAAGTAAAGGAATCACTAGAAATCCTTTTCCTAATTCAAAAAAAGTATATGTAAAAGGTAAACTGTATCCAAAAATTAAAGTAGCAATGCGCGAAATAGAATTAAGTGATACGGTAGATTCTATGACTAAGAAAAGAACAGCAAACGAGCCCGTTACTGTGTATGATACTTCGGGTCCGTATACAGATCCTACCAAAGAAATTAATATTCATAATGGTTTAGAAAGAATTAGAGAAGAGTGGGTCTTAGAAAGAAATGATGTTGAGCAGTTAGATTCTTTTTCTTCTAAATATTGTAACGAACGTTTAAATGATAAAACTTTAGATCATTTACGTTTTAATCATTTACAAAAACCACTAAGAGCAAAAAAAGGGCAGAATGTTACACAATTACATTATGCTAAAAAAGGAATAATAACTCCAGAAATGGAATACATTGCAATTCGAGAAAACCAAAAAATAGATGAGATTACACGTTTGTCTAAACAACATCCAGGTCAAGATTTCGGTGCAAGTATTCCTGCAAAAATATCGCCAGAATTTGTTAGAGAAGAAGTGGCAAGAGGTAGAGCAGTAATTCCATCAAACATTAATCATCCAGAAGCAGAACCTATGATTTTAGGTCGTAATTTCTTGGTTAAAATTAATGCTAATATTGGTAATTCTGCTACTACTTCTTCTATAGAAGAAGAGGTAGAAAAGGCGGTTTGGGCTTGTCGTTGGGGTGCAGACAATATTATGGATTTATCTACCGGAAAAAATATTCATGAAACTAGAGAATGGATTATTAGAAATTCACCGGTTCCTGTTGGTACTGTGCCTATTTATCAAGCTTTAGAAAAAGTAAACGGAGTAGCAGAAGATTTGACTTGGGAGATTTTTAGAGATACATTAATAGAACAAGCAGAACAAGGTGTAGATTATTTTACAATTCATGCCGGTGTTCGTTTACGTTATGTGCCAATGACAGCAAAAAGAATTACGGGTATTGTATCTCGTGGAGGTTCTATAATGGCAAAATGGTGTTTGGCACATCATAAAGAAAGTTTTTTATATACACATTTCGAAGATATTTGCGAAATCATGAAAGCTTATGATGTAGCCTTTTCTTTAGGAGACGGTTTAAGACCAGGTTCTATTGCAGATGCAAATGACGAAGCTCAGTTTGCAGAATTAGAAACTTTAGGCGAATTAACTAAAATAGCAAGAAAACACGAAGTACAATGTTTTATAGAAGGTCCAGGTCATGTGCCAATGCATATGATAAAAGCAAACATGGACAAACAGCTAGAAGCTTGTGACGAAGCTCCTTTTTACACATTAGGTCCGTTAACAACAGATATTGCTCCAGGTTATGATCATATTACATCTGGTATTGGCGCAGCTATGATTGGTTGGTTTGGTTGTGCAATGTTGTGTTATGTAACTCCAAAAGAGCATTTAGGTTTACCAAATAAAGAAGATGTTAGAACCGGTGTGGTTACTTATAAATTAGCTGCACACGCTGCGGATTTAGCAAAAGGACATCCAGGTGCACAACACAGAGACGACGCTTTAAGTAAAGCACGTTTTGAGTTTAGATGGGAAGATCAGTTTAATTTAGGTTTAGATCCAGAATTAGCAAGAGAATATCATGATGAAACTTTACCAGCAGAAGGAGCTAAAATTGCACACTTTTGTTCTATGTGTGGTCCTAAATTTTGTTCAATGAAAATTTCTCAAGAAGTTCGAGATTTTGCAGCAGAAAATAAGGTTGCAGGTGATGAGGTTTTTGCAAAAGGAATGGAAGAAAAATCTAAGGAATTTAAAGATAAAGGTTCAGAAGTATATTTATAA
- a CDS encoding thiamine phosphate synthase, producing the protein MIILIAPENDISNEIEILDTLFKEGLEYYHLRKPNKSKEEYLQYLSQIDTAFHSKIVLHYYHELIHEFNLKGIHFQEQKRKDVLEIGADYLSNFNLKGKTISSSFHEPKELESCKIKFDYNLLSPVFSSISKQGYQGRGFDVNHIDKPIIGMGGVNKETIPKVLDLGYNGIGVLGGVWNAKNPIESFKGIRDQYKVAKG; encoded by the coding sequence ATGATAATACTTATTGCGCCAGAAAATGATATTTCTAATGAAATAGAAATTTTAGATACTTTGTTTAAAGAAGGGTTAGAGTATTATCATTTAAGAAAACCCAATAAATCGAAAGAAGAATATTTACAATACTTAAGCCAAATAGATACAGCTTTTCATTCTAAGATAGTTTTACATTATTATCATGAATTGATTCACGAATTTAATTTGAAAGGAATTCATTTTCAAGAGCAAAAGCGTAAAGATGTTTTAGAAATTGGAGCAGATTATTTATCTAATTTTAATTTGAAGGGTAAAACGATAAGCAGTTCTTTTCATGAACCAAAAGAATTAGAAAGTTGTAAAATAAAATTTGATTACAATTTATTAAGTCCGGTTTTTTCTTCAATTTCAAAACAGGGTTATCAAGGTAGAGGTTTTGATGTAAATCATATTGATAAACCAATCATTGGTATGGGAGGCGTAAATAAAGAAACAATACCAAAAGTTTTAGACTTAGGATATAACGGTATCGGAGTTTTAGGTGGAGTTTGGAATGCGAAAAATCCTATTGAAAGTTTTAAAGGTATCAGAGATCAGTATAAAGTAGCTAAAGGTTAA
- a CDS encoding hydroxymethylpyrimidine/phosphomethylpyrimidine kinase, with protein sequence MLDDNNFILTIAGLDPSSGAGLTADIKTFEAHGLYGLSVCTAVTVQNDIDFKHCLWIAEEVIISQIETLFERFSIDVVKIGVIESWERLFNIINKLKALKASIKIILDPVLKTTSGFNFHTNQNLKILEKILTSCFFVTPNYDEIKALFPKKDIEVTIDFMANKTNLYLKGGHRKEQKGLDEVFYNSLVKLNLPPIAEKVYEKHGSGCVLSSALAANIALGFGIDDACRKTKLYTEQFLNSNTSLLGNHKNRNDK encoded by the coding sequence ATGTTAGATGATAATAATTTTATTTTAACTATTGCAGGCCTAGATCCATCTAGTGGTGCTGGTTTAACGGCAGATATAAAAACTTTTGAAGCACATGGTTTATATGGTTTGTCTGTTTGTACAGCTGTAACCGTTCAGAATGATATTGATTTTAAACATTGTCTTTGGATTGCAGAAGAGGTTATTATTAGTCAAATAGAAACTTTATTCGAAAGGTTTTCTATTGATGTAGTTAAAATAGGTGTTATTGAATCTTGGGAACGTTTATTTAACATTATAAATAAATTAAAAGCGTTAAAAGCATCAATAAAAATAATTTTAGATCCTGTTTTAAAAACTACTAGTGGTTTTAATTTTCATACAAATCAAAATCTAAAAATTTTAGAAAAAATACTCACATCTTGTTTTTTTGTTACTCCAAATTATGATGAGATTAAGGCTTTGTTTCCTAAAAAAGATATTGAAGTAACGATAGACTTTATGGCGAATAAAACAAACCTGTATTTAAAAGGTGGACACAGAAAAGAGCAGAAAGGTTTAGATGAGGTTTTTTACAATAGTTTGGTTAAGCTAAATTTACCACCAATTGCTGAAAAAGTTTACGAGAAACATGGCAGCGGTTGTGTTTTATCATCTGCATTAGCTGCAAATATAGCTTTGGGTTTTGGTATAGATGATGCTTGTAGAAAAACAAAGTTATATACAGAACAATTTTTAAATTCTAATACAAGTTTATTAGGAAATCACAAAAATAGAAATGATAAGTAA